The following are encoded together in the Fibrobacter sp. UWB13 genome:
- a CDS encoding type II secretion system protein J: MPRSTKAGFTLIELMVYIALLGGIVLIAGQAFSDSTKMRMRTQSMLQASETAEKVASIFKADIAQTGAKTSMEDGASESGAEYGNKFSNIYSNVYMDPNSDNKDSSSFSVVTKDGFDSLTIRRLRYDESGHYVAVEQIAWFVQDGSLWRNCKVIEKKTTLPDDDPCTDGATSEPNNIEMASGVSKFKITPGKPGVVGNNIQLFPAVGESEFKFVGRNDGDREMPIVSNEAGEMHKGGNTQTISGFYQNYDQNMQTIKSEAARKINEVIAVRNETFSDFSWQTLCAQEGNNFTFEPNNEYEISFEILPTDENADKSKLFVPGEDHMAVGLRSLETGTSFTYGEPATKFSDFAFFPPLGVKNEGSGERSMRFSVPDKFTKACIAFTFACYSPLVSQGKISITKLKVLKIPSANYKFENYDFEANKSDKQNVKAFLLDLDITNRGEAGHVELVVPAPSNGPRD, translated from the coding sequence ATGCCCAGGTCTACCAAAGCAGGCTTTACCCTCATCGAGTTGATGGTCTACATCGCCCTTCTTGGAGGTATTGTTCTCATCGCGGGTCAGGCGTTCAGCGACAGCACCAAGATGCGAATGCGCACACAGAGCATGTTGCAGGCTTCGGAAACCGCAGAAAAGGTGGCATCCATATTCAAGGCTGATATCGCACAAACAGGGGCAAAGACTTCCATGGAAGATGGAGCCTCGGAATCTGGAGCAGAATACGGCAACAAGTTCAGCAATATCTACTCGAACGTTTACATGGATCCCAACAGCGACAATAAAGATTCGTCCTCTTTTTCTGTCGTGACCAAAGACGGTTTCGATAGCCTTACTATTCGACGTTTACGTTACGATGAATCCGGACATTACGTCGCCGTCGAGCAAATTGCCTGGTTCGTCCAAGACGGATCGCTTTGGCGCAATTGCAAAGTCATCGAAAAGAAAACGACACTCCCTGACGACGACCCCTGTACCGACGGTGCGACATCGGAGCCCAACAACATCGAAATGGCATCAGGCGTGAGCAAGTTCAAAATCACTCCAGGAAAACCCGGCGTTGTAGGGAACAACATCCAGCTATTCCCAGCCGTAGGCGAATCCGAATTCAAATTCGTCGGTAGAAATGACGGAGACCGTGAGATGCCTATCGTGAGCAATGAAGCAGGAGAAATGCACAAAGGCGGAAACACACAGACCATATCCGGATTTTACCAGAACTACGACCAAAACATGCAAACCATAAAAAGCGAAGCCGCCCGAAAGATCAACGAAGTTATCGCAGTCCGTAACGAAACATTCTCGGATTTTTCGTGGCAGACTCTTTGCGCCCAAGAAGGCAACAACTTTACTTTTGAACCGAACAACGAATATGAAATTTCATTCGAAATCCTACCCACAGACGAAAATGCGGATAAAAGCAAGCTGTTCGTTCCAGGCGAAGACCATATGGCAGTCGGTTTGAGAAGTCTCGAAACAGGGACATCCTTTACATATGGCGAGCCAGCCACCAAATTTAGTGATTTTGCATTTTTCCCACCTTTGGGCGTCAAGAACGAAGGGAGCGGAGAGCGCTCCATGCGTTTTTCTGTCCCAGATAAGTTTACAAAAGCGTGTATCGCATTCACGTTCGCCTGCTATTCCCCTCTCGTATCGCAAGGGAAAATATCCATCACAAAATTGAAAGTCCTAAAGATACCCAGTGCAAACTATAAATTCGAAAATTACGATTTCGAAGCTAACAAAAGCGACAAGCAGAACGTCAAGGCGTTTCTGCTGGATCTGGATATTACAAACAGAGGTGAGGCCGGACATGTTGAACTGGTTGTTCCTGCACCAAGCAACGGTCCACGCGATTAG